A single window of Eleginops maclovinus isolate JMC-PN-2008 ecotype Puerto Natales chromosome 19, JC_Emac_rtc_rv5, whole genome shotgun sequence DNA harbors:
- the tmem229b gene encoding transmembrane protein 229b — MVTVATPETPVPLTALSRWYLYAIHGYFCEVMFTAAWEFVVNCNWKFPGVTSVWALFIYGTCILIVEQMYLQLRGRCPVLLRCIIYTLWTYMWEFGTGLLLRQFNACPWDYSEFRYNFKGLITAEYAVPWFCASFIVERFVIRKTLRLRFHQGPEDGWSGGGGGRRSRGTENDANGHFKGE; from the coding sequence ATGGTGACCGTGGCGACCCCCGAGACTCCCGTCCCTCTCACAGCTCTGTCCCGCTGGTACCTCTACGCCATCCACGGCTACTTCTGCGAGGTCATGTTCACCGCCGCCTGGGAGTTTGTGGTCAACTGCAACTGGAAATTCCCGGGTGTGACCAGCGTGTGGGCGCTCTTCATTTACGGCACCTGCATCCTCATCGTGGAGCAGATGTACCTGCAGCTGCGCGGCCGCTGCCCTGTGCTGCTGCGCTGCATCATCTACACCTTATGGACGTACATGTGGGAGTTTGGCACGGGGCTGCTGCTGCGACAGTTCAACGCCTGCCCCTGGGACTACTCCGAGTTTCGCTACAACTTCAAGGGACTGATCACGGCCGAGTATGCCGTGCCCTGGTTCTGTGCCTCCTTCATAGTGGAGCGCTTTGTCATCCGCAAAACACTGCGGCTGCGATTCCACCAGGGGCCCGAGGACGGCTGGtcaggtggaggtggagggaggaggagcagagggacgGAAAATGACGCTAATGGGCACTTTAAAGGAGAGTGA